A single region of the Salarchaeum japonicum genome encodes:
- a CDS encoding DUF7546 family protein: MATRASGVLDRFDPQTLAAWGVVVWSELTLVVFYLAITPGWVTEPRYVVYPFVWINLGLLAVVHTRRWVRERDPSARTRRVSGALAAGYFAVLAAVGGLLFLPVVNPPHAGTAFSVSWVMPGWGPIVTARALGVQLTLVPFKLIGYLALAYVLYARLLDATRIVASAVLGLFSCVGCTMSLLVPLLGASTFAGATAYTWDASTLVYVVALATLYWSPQIETAVRRRL; encoded by the coding sequence ATGGCAACGCGCGCGTCCGGCGTCCTCGACCGATTCGACCCCCAGACGCTCGCCGCCTGGGGGGTCGTCGTCTGGTCGGAACTCACGCTCGTCGTCTTCTACCTCGCGATTACGCCGGGCTGGGTGACCGAACCCCGGTACGTCGTCTACCCGTTCGTCTGGATTAACCTCGGTCTGCTCGCCGTCGTCCACACCCGCCGCTGGGTTCGCGAACGCGACCCGAGCGCGCGAACCAGACGGGTCTCGGGCGCGCTCGCCGCGGGCTACTTCGCCGTGCTCGCCGCGGTCGGCGGCCTGCTCTTCCTCCCCGTCGTCAACCCGCCGCACGCCGGCACCGCGTTCTCCGTCTCCTGGGTGATGCCCGGCTGGGGTCCCATCGTCACCGCCCGCGCGCTCGGCGTCCAACTCACCCTCGTCCCGTTCAAACTAATCGGGTATCTCGCGCTCGCGTACGTCCTCTACGCCCGCCTGCTCGACGCCACCCGCATCGTCGCGTCCGCCGTCCTCGGCCTGTTCTCCTGCGTCGGCTGCACGATGAGCCTCCTCGTCCCCCTGCTCGGCGCGAGCACGTTCGCCGGCGCGACCGCGTACACGTGGGACGCCTCCACCCTCGTCTACGTCGTCGCGCTCGCCACCCTCTACTGGAGTCCGCAGATAGAAACAGCGGTTCGCCGGCGACTCTAG
- a CDS encoding DUF5830 family protein, whose translation MDAVEAGVELLAAMDDDTLSVADAVDRLEAVTTHPEKTRRILDEAESRGIIDRDASELTFTKGGYGGFDPDIVTKDGDFTCRRCGTAISTGYFLDLDTGELGPFGSSCVRKVTGRE comes from the coding sequence ATGGACGCGGTCGAAGCGGGCGTCGAACTCCTCGCCGCGATGGACGACGACACGCTCTCCGTCGCCGACGCCGTAGACCGACTCGAAGCCGTCACCACCCACCCCGAGAAGACCCGGCGCATCCTCGACGAAGCCGAATCCCGCGGCATCATCGACCGCGACGCCAGCGAACTCACGTTCACCAAGGGCGGCTACGGCGGCTTCGACCCCGACATCGTCACGAAGGACGGCGACTTCACGTGCCGGCGCTGCGGCACCGCCATCTCCACCGGCTACTTCCTCGACCTCGACACGGGCGAACTCGGCCCGTTCGGCTCCTCCTGCGTCCGCAAAGTCACCGGTCGCGAATAG
- a CDS encoding universal stress protein, whose translation MYDRILLATDGSEASADAIEHAVALAEATGATLHALYVVDEDVYSAYSGDEYVQEHEGLESGLEEAGEDALAAVESAADDVTVVTELVHGRPSDEILAYGNDHDVDLIVVGTRERSAAYRNLLGSVTERVVRIASRPVTVVKTQVED comes from the coding sequence ATGTACGACCGTATCCTCTTGGCGACTGACGGAAGCGAGGCGTCCGCGGACGCTATCGAACACGCTGTGGCGCTGGCGGAGGCGACGGGTGCGACGCTGCACGCGCTGTACGTGGTGGACGAAGACGTGTACTCGGCGTACTCGGGCGACGAGTACGTCCAGGAGCACGAGGGATTGGAGAGCGGGCTGGAGGAGGCCGGCGAGGACGCGCTCGCGGCCGTCGAGTCCGCGGCCGACGACGTGACCGTGGTGACCGAGCTGGTGCACGGGCGACCGTCGGACGAGATTCTCGCGTACGGGAACGACCACGACGTCGACCTCATCGTCGTCGGGACGCGCGAGCGGTCGGCGGCGTACCGGAACCTCCTCGGGAGCGTGACGGAGCGCGTCGTCCGCATCGCGTCGCGGCCGGTGACGGTCGTGAAGACGCAGGTCGAGGACTAG
- a CDS encoding beta-ribofuranosylaminobenzene 5'-phosphate synthase family protein yields the protein MAVRVSAPARLHFGFCNLSLAHERLYGSLGVALAEPRTVVTAEPADSVVCDHPTAREHAARATSLLDVSGARVSVEDELPRHVGLGSGTQLALAVLAAVARAHDREPRVRERAPALGRGGRSGVGVAGFESGGFVLDAGHPTERFTAEAPDPGGWTVPGVAARHELPDDWRFVLALPDADPGRHGDAEETSMRAAVEDADPGVADAIAGLVVRRVLPAAADGDRGRFGRAVAELGRLNGQWYADEQGGVYRPPAGAVVDSLRASPAVSGAGQSSWGPAVYAVTDATHAAEARLAARDALDDADCDGRVRVVRPDDDGARVESNPNS from the coding sequence ATGGCCGTTCGCGTCTCCGCGCCCGCCCGCCTCCACTTCGGGTTCTGCAACCTCTCGCTCGCCCACGAGCGCCTCTACGGGAGCCTCGGCGTCGCGCTCGCCGAACCCCGCACCGTCGTCACCGCCGAACCCGCCGATTCCGTCGTCTGCGACCACCCGACCGCCCGCGAGCACGCCGCCCGCGCCACCAGTCTCCTCGACGTGTCCGGCGCGCGCGTCTCCGTCGAGGACGAACTCCCGCGGCACGTCGGCCTCGGGAGCGGCACCCAGCTCGCGCTCGCCGTGCTCGCCGCCGTCGCACGCGCGCACGACCGAGAGCCGCGCGTCAGGGAGCGCGCGCCGGCGCTCGGCCGCGGCGGCCGGTCCGGCGTCGGCGTCGCCGGGTTCGAGTCCGGCGGGTTCGTGCTGGACGCCGGACACCCGACCGAGCGGTTCACCGCGGAAGCGCCCGACCCAGGCGGCTGGACGGTTCCCGGCGTCGCCGCGCGCCACGAACTCCCCGACGACTGGCGGTTCGTGCTCGCGCTCCCGGACGCCGACCCCGGCCGGCACGGCGACGCGGAGGAGACGAGCATGCGCGCCGCCGTCGAGGACGCCGACCCTGGCGTCGCGGACGCCATCGCGGGCCTCGTCGTCCGACGCGTCCTCCCCGCCGCCGCGGACGGCGACCGCGGACGGTTCGGGCGGGCGGTCGCGGAACTCGGCCGCCTGAACGGGCAGTGGTACGCGGACGAACAGGGCGGCGTCTACCGGCCGCCCGCGGGCGCGGTGGTGGACAGCCTCCGCGCGTCCCCCGCGGTCTCCGGCGCGGGCCAGTCCTCGTGGGGGCCGGCCGTGTACGCGGTCACGGACGCGACGCACGCCGCGGAAGCCCGGCTCGCCGCGCGGGACGCGCTCGACGACGCCGACTGCGACGGCCGCGTGCGCGTCGTCCGCCCCGACGACGACGGCGCGCGCGTCGAATCCAACCCCAACTCGTAA
- the ilvD gene encoding dihydroxy-acid dehydratase — MSDHPTKDPGLRSAEVTEGPERAPHRAMFYAMDYDRDDLSKPMVGVANPAADITPCNVHLDDVAAAAYEGVEDAGGMPIEFGTITISDAISMGHEGMKASLISREVIADSVELVSFGERMDALVTVAGCDKNLPGMMMAAIRTDLPTVFLYGGSIMPGEHEGRDITVQNVFEAVGAVSSGKMDEDEIEEMACHACPGAGSCGGMFTANTMASISEALGLAPLGSASAPAESEERYDVARDAGDLVLDAVENDRKPSDILTRESFENAIALQVALGGSTNAVLHLLALAAEAGIDLDIEDFNTISDRTPKIANLQPGGERVMNDLHAVGGVPIIVRRLVEGGYMHGDAMTVTGRTIAEELDELDLPADDDIETDFLYTTDDPLHEEGAIKVLTGNLAPDGAVLKVTGDDELYHQGPARVFENEEDAMEYVQTGKIASGDVIVIRNEGPQGGPGMREMLGVTAAVVGQGHEDDVALLTDGRFSGATRGPMIGHVAPEAAAGGPIAGVEDGDTVTVDIPNRELSVDLDRHEVEERVREREEPDQQYDSGVLRKYGDLFGSAAQGAVTNPAVRRD; from the coding sequence ATGAGCGACCACCCCACGAAAGACCCGGGGCTTCGGAGCGCCGAAGTCACGGAGGGCCCGGAGCGCGCACCCCACCGCGCGATGTTCTACGCGATGGACTACGACCGAGACGACCTCTCGAAGCCGATGGTCGGCGTCGCCAACCCCGCCGCCGACATCACGCCGTGCAACGTCCACCTGGACGACGTGGCGGCCGCGGCCTACGAGGGCGTCGAGGACGCGGGCGGGATGCCCATCGAGTTCGGCACCATCACCATCTCGGACGCCATCTCGATGGGCCACGAGGGCATGAAGGCCTCCCTCATCAGCCGGGAGGTCATCGCGGACTCGGTGGAACTCGTGTCGTTCGGCGAGCGCATGGACGCGCTCGTCACCGTCGCCGGCTGCGATAAGAACCTCCCCGGGATGATGATGGCGGCCATCCGCACCGACCTCCCGACCGTCTTCCTCTACGGCGGCTCCATCATGCCCGGCGAGCACGAGGGCCGCGACATCACCGTGCAGAACGTCTTCGAGGCGGTCGGCGCGGTGTCCTCCGGGAAGATGGACGAGGACGAAATCGAGGAGATGGCGTGTCACGCCTGCCCGGGCGCGGGCTCCTGCGGCGGGATGTTCACCGCGAACACGATGGCGTCCATCAGCGAAGCGCTCGGCCTCGCCCCCCTCGGGTCTGCGAGCGCGCCCGCCGAGTCCGAGGAGCGCTACGACGTGGCGCGGGACGCCGGCGACCTCGTGCTCGACGCCGTCGAGAACGACCGGAAACCCTCGGACATCCTCACCCGGGAGTCGTTCGAGAACGCCATCGCGCTCCAGGTCGCGCTCGGCGGCTCGACGAACGCCGTCCTCCACCTGCTCGCGCTCGCCGCCGAAGCCGGTATCGACCTCGACATCGAGGACTTCAACACCATCAGCGACCGCACGCCGAAAATCGCGAACCTCCAGCCCGGCGGCGAGCGCGTGATGAACGACCTCCACGCCGTCGGCGGCGTTCCCATCATCGTCCGCCGCCTCGTCGAGGGCGGGTACATGCACGGCGACGCGATGACCGTCACCGGCCGCACCATCGCGGAGGAACTCGACGAACTCGACCTGCCCGCGGACGACGACATCGAGACGGACTTCCTCTACACGACGGACGACCCGCTCCACGAGGAGGGCGCGATAAAGGTCTTGACGGGGAACCTCGCGCCCGACGGCGCGGTTCTCAAGGTGACGGGCGACGACGAACTCTACCACCAGGGACCGGCGCGCGTGTTCGAGAACGAGGAGGACGCGATGGAGTACGTCCAGACCGGGAAAATCGCGAGCGGGGACGTCATCGTCATCCGGAACGAGGGCCCGCAGGGCGGCCCCGGGATGCGGGAGATGCTCGGCGTCACCGCGGCCGTCGTCGGGCAGGGCCACGAGGACGACGTGGCGCTCCTCACCGACGGCCGGTTCAGCGGCGCGACCCGCGGCCCGATGATAGGGCACGTCGCGCCCGAGGCGGCGGCCGGCGGCCCAATCGCGGGCGTCGAGGACGGCGACACCGTGACGGTGGACATCCCGAACCGCGAACTCTCCGTCGACCTCGACCGCCACGAGGTAGAAGAGCGCGTCCGGGAGCGCGAGGAACCCGACCAGCAGTACGACTCCGGCGTGTTGCGGAAGTACGGGGACTTGTTCGGCTCGGCCGCCCAGGGCGCGGTGACGAACCCGGCCGTGCGGCGAGACTAA
- a CDS encoding DUF7115 domain-containing protein, with amino-acid sequence MDVPAAVDAALDGESVAARIPLRGEDALFVTATRTLAYRADGLLSDESVEEYPHAAERITVSEGRRKSKVTLDYGLEGEETLTVPAGKLDDALHPIIAGVLNHADVTAPGETVKRTYRFSELTLIVTSDRLVKHVGAAVWDDDYEEIVFDEVTDIDTEEGSVASQLVLETTGRTQRIKAPNDSFRDVRETVEDALFAAHDADTYQEFRRAVASDQPAGDPGSAVAFDNDDIEPLGGRDDASEPVDAPAEADANGQANGGQTNGGQASAQVAESESEPEPSVDVEELRAELDDLEETVEQQAEYIAEQEALVARQSELLDEQRERIEALRETIRDR; translated from the coding sequence ATGGACGTACCTGCGGCCGTGGACGCGGCGCTCGACGGTGAGAGCGTCGCGGCGCGCATCCCGCTCCGCGGCGAGGACGCGTTGTTCGTCACGGCGACGCGGACGCTCGCGTACCGGGCGGACGGGCTGTTGAGCGACGAGTCGGTGGAGGAGTACCCGCACGCCGCCGAGCGCATCACGGTGTCGGAGGGCCGGCGGAAGTCGAAGGTGACCCTCGATTACGGGTTGGAGGGCGAGGAGACGCTGACGGTGCCGGCGGGGAAGCTGGACGACGCGCTCCACCCGATTATTGCGGGCGTGTTGAACCACGCGGACGTGACCGCGCCGGGGGAGACGGTGAAGCGGACGTATCGGTTCAGCGAACTCACGCTCATCGTGACGAGCGACCGGCTCGTGAAGCACGTCGGCGCGGCGGTATGGGACGACGACTACGAGGAAATCGTCTTCGACGAGGTGACGGACATCGACACGGAGGAGGGGAGCGTGGCGAGCCAGCTCGTCCTCGAAACGACGGGGCGCACGCAGCGCATCAAGGCCCCGAACGACTCGTTCCGGGACGTGCGGGAGACGGTGGAGGACGCGCTGTTCGCAGCGCACGACGCCGACACCTACCAGGAGTTCCGGCGCGCGGTGGCGAGCGACCAGCCGGCGGGCGACCCGGGGAGCGCGGTGGCGTTCGACAACGACGACATCGAACCGCTCGGCGGCCGCGACGACGCGAGCGAACCGGTGGACGCCCCAGCTGAGGCGGACGCGAACGGGCAGGCGAACGGCGGACAGACGAACGGCGGGCAGGCGAGCGCGCAGGTGGCGGAGTCGGAGTCCGAGCCGGAGCCGTCGGTGGATGTGGAGGAACTCCGGGCGGAACTGGACGACCTGGAGGAGACCGTCGAACAGCAGGCGGAGTACATCGCGGAGCAGGAGGCGCTCGTCGCGCGGCAGTCGGAGTTGCTGGACGAGCAGCGCGAGCGCATCGAGGCCCTGCGGGAGACTATTCGCGACCGGTGA
- a CDS encoding RAD55 family ATPase, with protein MARIPFGISRLDDQIGGGAPGGSVVLLAGEAGAGAREFLFTSAVMNGLAYNDTDLFDLHYGDVGPAAELPEEVHYVSFTASGNELHREVSLTMDDDIVDAGLQSVRFEDLSPEFFQLSPVPREWYVGHTRAITELGKDAERRDVIEAFADYLDANAENSLVVVDSLTDLVGAQTGDLPFSDIVYALKGLRKAARSWNGLILIHVSQEALTDVQLGNLVTSVDGTIQFEWETGGNERVRTMFVREFRGVLSQLEDDDIIRFETEIHEAGFDVSNVRKIR; from the coding sequence ATGGCTCGGATTCCGTTCGGTATCTCCCGGCTGGACGACCAGATCGGGGGCGGAGCGCCCGGCGGGAGCGTCGTCCTGCTCGCGGGCGAAGCGGGTGCCGGCGCGCGCGAGTTCCTGTTCACGAGCGCCGTGATGAACGGCCTCGCGTACAACGACACCGACCTCTTCGACCTCCACTACGGCGACGTGGGGCCGGCCGCCGAACTCCCCGAGGAGGTTCACTACGTCTCCTTCACGGCGAGCGGGAACGAACTCCACCGCGAGGTGTCGCTGACGATGGACGACGACATCGTGGACGCCGGCCTGCAGTCGGTTCGGTTCGAAGACCTCTCGCCCGAGTTCTTCCAGTTGAGTCCGGTGCCCCGGGAGTGGTACGTCGGGCACACGCGCGCCATCACGGAACTCGGGAAGGACGCGGAGCGCCGCGACGTCATCGAGGCGTTCGCGGACTACCTCGACGCGAACGCGGAGAACAGCCTCGTGGTCGTGGACTCGCTCACCGACCTCGTGGGCGCGCAGACGGGCGACCTCCCGTTCAGCGACATCGTGTACGCCCTGAAGGGGTTGCGGAAGGCGGCGCGGTCGTGGAACGGCCTCATCCTCATCCACGTGAGCCAGGAGGCCCTCACCGATGTACAACTCGGGAACCTCGTGACGAGCGTGGACGGCACCATCCAGTTCGAGTGGGAGACCGGCGGGAACGAGCGCGTGCGGACGATGTTCGTCCGGGAGTTCCGGGGCGTGCTCTCCCAGTTGGAGGACGACGACATCATTCGGTTCGAGACGGAGATTCACGAGGCCGGGTTCGACGTGAGCAACGTCCGGAAGATTCGTTGA
- a CDS encoding glycosyltransferase, with protein sequence MHVAVAHYPEGAGHATRMLAVTRELEARGARVSLAGGGPGERFADLLGYDEYVPTRVDFIGDYQDGGGLADVLTGSLPDSARRVRDFYRWLRRENPDALVTDDMFAAMAAPMARVPLYVCTHNAPGLYDDTVERAGAWALTAYQVAAARDFLFPAVWPPGDADPMGVSRIPPLALDADAPVVGDPDVVMVPSTYSDELDAAADGLRENGRRVTVVGGDGWEPVASMLPTLRAANLVVCPGYSTVMEAAVAGTPTLIYPFTSEQRGVARLAARATGFRTVTSSGEVVAAAADPPDPPAFENGAGVVADAVLS encoded by the coding sequence ATGCACGTCGCGGTCGCACACTACCCGGAGGGCGCGGGCCACGCCACCCGAATGCTCGCGGTCACGCGCGAACTCGAAGCCCGCGGCGCGCGCGTCTCGCTCGCGGGCGGCGGCCCAGGCGAACGCTTCGCCGACCTCCTCGGGTACGACGAGTACGTCCCCACGCGCGTGGACTTCATCGGGGACTACCAGGACGGCGGCGGCCTCGCGGACGTTCTCACCGGCAGTCTCCCGGACAGCGCGCGCCGCGTCCGCGACTTCTACCGCTGGCTCCGCCGCGAGAACCCGGACGCGCTCGTGACGGACGACATGTTCGCGGCGATGGCCGCGCCGATGGCGCGCGTCCCGCTCTACGTCTGCACGCACAACGCGCCCGGCCTCTACGACGACACGGTCGAGCGCGCGGGCGCGTGGGCGCTCACCGCCTACCAGGTCGCGGCGGCCCGCGACTTCCTCTTCCCCGCGGTCTGGCCGCCCGGGGACGCCGACCCGATGGGCGTCTCGCGGATTCCGCCGCTCGCCCTCGACGCGGACGCGCCCGTCGTCGGCGACCCGGACGTGGTGATGGTACCGAGCACGTACTCGGACGAACTCGACGCGGCCGCAGACGGCCTCCGCGAGAACGGGCGGCGGGTCACCGTCGTCGGCGGCGACGGCTGGGAGCCGGTGGCGTCGATGCTGCCGACGCTCCGCGCCGCGAACCTCGTCGTCTGCCCCGGGTACTCGACGGTGATGGAGGCCGCCGTCGCCGGCACGCCCACCCTCATCTATCCGTTCACGAGCGAGCAGCGCGGCGTCGCCCGCCTCGCCGCCCGCGCCACCGGCTTCCGCACCGTCACCAGTTCCGGCGAGGTCGTCGCGGCCGCCGCCGATCCGCCCGACCCGCCCGCGTTCGAGAACGGCGCGGGCGTCGTCGCGGACGCCGTGCTCTCGTAG